From a single Arachis hypogaea cultivar Tifrunner chromosome 3, arahy.Tifrunner.gnm2.J5K5, whole genome shotgun sequence genomic region:
- the LOC112791486 gene encoding squamosa promoter-binding protein 2 isoform X1 yields the protein MDTSRAEGKRTLLRYKEEEEEEDDEETEEEEEEDTGGYGEEYGGGGRRKRAMTDLMSSKRGFKGGGGSSMPPSCQVDGCDSDLSKGKQYHRRHKVCENHAKAPSVHISGQQQRFCQQCSRLRGKEDPLFVEFHELSEFDDSKRSCRRRLAGHNERRRKNAIEYHGE from the exons ATGGACACTAGCAGGGCTGAAGGGAAGAGAACCTTGCTGAGGtacaaagaggaggaggaggaggaggacgacgaGGAGactgaggaggaagaggaagaagacacgGGGGGTTATGGAGAAGAATATGGTGGTGGTGGGAGGAGGAAGAGGGCAATGACAGATCTCATGAGCAGCAAGAGAGGCTTCAAAGGTGGAGGAGGTTCGTCAATGCCACCGTCATGTCAGGTGGACGGCTGTGACTCTGATCTGAGCAAGGGAAAGCAGTATCATCGAAGACATAAGGTTTGTGAGAACCATGCCAAGGCTCCTTCCGTACACATTTCAGGACAACAACAAAGGTTTTGCCAACAATGCAGCAG GCTTAGAGGGAAAGAAGACCCTCTCTTTGTTGA ATTTCATGAGCTTTCGGAGTTTGATGACTCAAAACGAAGCTGTAGGAGACGTTTGGCGGGGCATAATGAAAGGCGTCGCAAAAATGCAATTGAGTACCATGGAGAATGA
- the LOC112791486 gene encoding squamosa promoter-binding-like protein 3 isoform X2: MDTSRAEGKRTLLRYKEEEEEEDDEETEEEEEEDTGGYGEEYGGGGRRKRAMTDLMSSKRGFKGGGGSSMPPSCQVDGCDSDLSKGKQYHRRHKVCENHAKAPSVHISGQQQRFCQQCSRFHELSEFDDSKRSCRRRLAGHNERRRKNAIEYHGE; this comes from the exons ATGGACACTAGCAGGGCTGAAGGGAAGAGAACCTTGCTGAGGtacaaagaggaggaggaggaggaggacgacgaGGAGactgaggaggaagaggaagaagacacgGGGGGTTATGGAGAAGAATATGGTGGTGGTGGGAGGAGGAAGAGGGCAATGACAGATCTCATGAGCAGCAAGAGAGGCTTCAAAGGTGGAGGAGGTTCGTCAATGCCACCGTCATGTCAGGTGGACGGCTGTGACTCTGATCTGAGCAAGGGAAAGCAGTATCATCGAAGACATAAGGTTTGTGAGAACCATGCCAAGGCTCCTTCCGTACACATTTCAGGACAACAACAAAGGTTTTGCCAACAATGCAGCAG ATTTCATGAGCTTTCGGAGTTTGATGACTCAAAACGAAGCTGTAGGAGACGTTTGGCGGGGCATAATGAAAGGCGTCGCAAAAATGCAATTGAGTACCATGGAGAATGA
- the LOC112791487 gene encoding mitochondrial arginine transporter BAC1, with product MEEISTSTSASASASGYKEYVAGLIAGVATVAIGHPFDTVKVKLQKHNTGQHVVRYRSGLHCTTRILKTEGIKGLYRGATSSFLGMAFESSLLFGIYSQTKLALQGGVQSGEPQPQVIIPSAAYGGAIISFVLCPTELVKCRMQIQGTDSLVPKSSRYSSPLDCALKTVKSEGVTGIFRGGFTTLLRESIGNAVFFSTYEYVRYHLHSHAKAVRSNYNNLVDIGIGIITGGLGGVSFWLAVLPLDVAKTLIQTNPEKNCSRNPFQVLSSVYRSGGLKGCYTGLGPTVTRAFPANAAAIVTWELAMKMLGIRHD from the exons ATGGAGGAGATTTCAACTTCAACTTCAGCTTCAGCTTCAGCATCAGGGTACAAGGAATATGTGGCAGGTTTGATCGCTGGCGTTGCCACTGTTGCCATTGGCCATCCATTTGACACCGTCAAG GTGAAACTGCAAAAGCACAACACAGGACAACATGTGGTTCGCTATAGAAGTGGATTGCATTGCACCACTAGGATACTGAAGACTGAAGGC ATCAAAGGACTATATAGAGGAGCAACATCATCTTTTCTCGGGATGGCTTTTGAAAGTTCACTTCTTTTTGGCATATATTCCCAGACAAAATTGGCCCTTCAG GGAGGTGTTCAAAGTGGTGAACCGCAGCCTCAAGTGATAATACCATCTGCAGCTTATGGTGGTGCCATCATCAGTTTTGTGTTATGTCCGACGGAGCTGGTAaag TGTAGGATGCAGATTCAAGGGACTGACTCTTTGGTTCCGAAGTCCAGTAGATACAGTAGTCCTCTTGATTGTGCCCTTAAAACCGTGAAAAGTGAAGGG GTGACAGGAATTTTTCGTGGAGGCTTTACAACATTGCTTAGAGAATCAATAGGGAATGCTGTCTTTTTCAGCACATATGAATACGTACGCTATCACCTGCATTCACATGCCAAAGCTGTTCGTTCCAATTACAATAACCTGGTTGATATTGGAATTGGGATTATTACCGGAGGTCTTGGTGGTGTGTCT TTTTGGTTGGCGGTTCTGCCCCTTGATGTGGCAAAGACTTTAATTCAGACAAACCCGGAAAAAAACTGTTCACGAAATCCTTTTCAGGTGCTGAGTTCG gtTTACAGGAGCGGTGGATTGAAGGGGTGTTATACAGGTCTGGGGCCTACAGTAACCCGAGCATTTCCTGCTAATGCAGCAGCAATTGTGACCTGGGAGCTAGCAATGAAAATGTTAGGCATTAGGCACGACTGA